Below is a window of Methanomassiliicoccales archaeon DNA.
CTGAAAACGCATATTCGAGAGGTGAGTACAACAACAGTAAACAGTTGGCCTTGGAAGCCAAGAGAGAGCTTGAGAGGTCTAAGGTGAGTGAGGAAGAAACAGAAGAAAATACCTTCGACAAGATACTGTCCAAGAGATCAGATGCGGATCAAGGGGAGGAGGAAATGGAGAACAAGACCCTGTTTGAGGAGGAAAAGAGACTCCCAGAGAACTACCTGCAGTCCAAGTTCATGATCAAGAACGTGGAAAGGGAGTTGGAACGGGCAGTCTCCGCGGGGAAGAACGCTGGAAACGCAATGGAGTTCCTAGAAGGAGCCAGACGCCACTTCGATTCAGGAAACTATACAGAAGCTTTGAAGTTGGCATGCAGAGCGGACAGATGCTTCACTTATACGGACACCGGGTTCATAGATGGAATGAAAGTCGCCAAAAAGGATGACGCCGCAGGCACTGAGGTGACCGAAGAAAATAATGAGGAAGCCACAGTAGAAGATTCTATCAT
It encodes the following:
- a CDS encoding zinc-ribbon domain-containing protein, which encodes MEIDTTLRVIILVGLLIGLSLLIYFELRYMRRRRNPKIDMQLVKDEAYNSIVTAKAVAKVLNERKRDISKAERLIFKAENAYSRGEYNNSKQLALEAKRELERSKVSEEETEENTFDKILSKRSDADQGEEEMENKTLFEEEKRLPENYLQSKFMIKNVERELERAVSAGKNAGNAMEFLEGARRHFDSGNYTEALKLACRADRCFTYTDTGFIDGMKVAKKDDAAGTEVTEENNEEATVEDSIIEESVMEAVKETICIECGSFVEEDDVFCGKCGSKVVKERKCPKCGALASEDDRFCRKCGTQLA